The Hymenobacter oligotrophus genome has a window encoding:
- a CDS encoding XdhC family protein → MSLLTASPSVPRDLPVWQHAGACLRAGVPVALLLVVSSSGSSPGRQGFKMTVSGGSMAGSVGGGIMEHKFVELARSRMAEGNHELLLRQQIHRSEAPHHRSGMICSGEQTLLLLPLRPEHLAALDAIVAMQQRAANGWLAVHADGSLHVGTGAVPRPLGFAPKTTLGANNWHYTEHLGFRDQLTIIGAGHVALALSRIVATLDFHLSVIDDRPELNTLLDNPYAHQKHCVPYHELTDAVPAGPHHYVVIMTFGYRSDAVALRQLIGHELAYLGLMGSEAKIAQLFAELRHEGYTEAQLSRVQAPVGVPIGSRTPEEIAISVAAQLIQQRNAPPAART, encoded by the coding sequence TTGAGCTTGCTTACCGCTTCTCCATCCGTTCCGCGCGATTTGCCGGTGTGGCAGCACGCCGGCGCGTGCCTGCGCGCCGGCGTGCCCGTTGCGCTGCTGCTGGTGGTGAGCAGCAGCGGCTCGAGCCCCGGCCGGCAAGGCTTCAAGATGACGGTTTCCGGGGGCAGCATGGCGGGCTCGGTGGGCGGCGGCATCATGGAGCACAAGTTTGTGGAGCTAGCGCGCAGCCGCATGGCCGAAGGCAACCACGAATTGCTACTGCGCCAACAAATACACCGCAGCGAAGCCCCCCACCACCGCTCGGGCATGATTTGCTCGGGCGAGCAAACCTTGCTGCTGCTGCCGCTGCGCCCCGAGCATTTAGCTGCGCTCGATGCGATTGTAGCCATGCAGCAACGCGCCGCGAACGGCTGGCTGGCGGTGCACGCCGATGGCTCTTTGCACGTAGGCACCGGCGCGGTACCTAGGCCGCTGGGCTTCGCTCCCAAAACCACCCTAGGTGCCAACAACTGGCACTACACCGAGCACCTAGGCTTCCGCGACCAGCTCACCATCATTGGCGCTGGGCACGTGGCGCTGGCGTTGTCGCGCATTGTGGCCACGCTCGATTTTCACCTCTCGGTAATTGACGACCGGCCCGAGTTAAATACCCTGCTCGACAACCCCTACGCCCACCAAAAACACTGCGTGCCCTACCACGAGCTGACCGACGCCGTACCCGCCGGCCCGCACCACTACGTGGTAATCATGACGTTTGGCTACCGCTCCGATGCCGTTGCCCTGCGCCAGCTTATCGGCCACGAGCTGGCGTACCTAGGGCTGATGGGCAGCGAAGCTAAAATTGCCCAGCTGTTTGCCGAGCTACGACACGAGGGCTACACCGAGGCCCAGCTGAGCCGGGTGCAAGCGCCCGTGGGCGTGCCCATTGGCAGCCGCACCCCCGAAGAAATTGCCATCAGCGTAGCGGCGCAGCTTATTCAGCAGCGCAACGCCCCGCCGGCGGCGCGTACCTAG
- a CDS encoding xanthine dehydrogenase molybdopterin binding subunit, with the protein MYNLDAAGHVRGESQYLDDIPVQRGTLHAAVYASPLAHGKLNGLRLEAALAAPGVVRILTAADIPGENQIGGIVPDEPLLAEGHVHFRGQPVALVLAETEPQARAAAKLIEADIEPLPVITDPRVAYAQGELIVPPRTFRLGDPTAAWAECAHIIEGTAESGGQEHLYIETQGAYAYPTEQGGVRVHSSTQGPTAAQRHAARVLGIGMHRIEVDVVRLGGGFGGKEDQATPWAVLAALGAYLLRKPVKLVLPRHDDLRMTGKRHPYSSDYKLGLSADLKLLAYEVTFYQNAGAAADLSPAVLERTLFHSTNTYFIPNVQATAYSCRTNLPPNTAFRGFGGPQGMFVIESAIAKAAEQLGVTAAEIQRRNLLREGDTFPFGQPAELCNAHACWHRAEQAFGLGNWQQEVDAFNQSNTLRKRGLAIMPICFGISFTKTAMNQARALVHIYTDGSVGISTGAVEMGQGVNTKMVEVAARTLGIRSNRIRIETTNTTRVANTSPSAASATADLNGKAVQLACEQLRQRLLALAAEELCVAEEGLEICDERVLTAGHPIESDWEKLVAAAYWKRISLSENAHYATPDLWFDQKTESGYPFAYHVYGTAAVQATVDVLRGTYVLDAVRLVHDFGQSMAPGIDRGQVEGGLVQGLGWMTMEELLYDEQGRLLSNTLSTYKVPDLYSVPADVQIEFLETEGHPRAILRSKAVGEPPLMYGIGGYFAVRNAIRAARPDVAPAFSAPITPEKVLMALCAPRAEANTSPTAAAAQSATKA; encoded by the coding sequence ATGTACAACCTCGACGCTGCCGGCCACGTGCGCGGCGAATCGCAATACCTCGACGATATTCCGGTGCAGCGCGGCACCTTGCACGCGGCCGTGTACGCCTCGCCCCTAGCTCACGGTAAGCTGAACGGCCTGCGCCTGGAGGCTGCTTTGGCTGCGCCCGGCGTGGTACGCATCCTTACGGCCGCCGACATACCCGGCGAAAACCAAATTGGTGGCATTGTACCCGACGAGCCGCTGCTGGCCGAAGGACATGTGCATTTCAGGGGGCAGCCGGTGGCGCTGGTGCTGGCCGAAACCGAACCACAAGCGCGCGCCGCCGCCAAGCTGATTGAGGCCGACATCGAGCCGCTGCCCGTGATAACTGACCCGCGGGTGGCCTATGCGCAAGGCGAGCTGATTGTGCCGCCCCGCACCTTCCGCCTCGGCGACCCAACCGCGGCGTGGGCCGAGTGCGCGCACATCATCGAGGGCACGGCCGAAAGCGGCGGGCAAGAACATTTGTACATCGAAACGCAGGGCGCCTACGCTTATCCCACCGAGCAAGGCGGGGTGCGCGTGCACTCATCAACCCAAGGCCCTACCGCCGCCCAACGCCACGCGGCGCGGGTGCTGGGCATTGGCATGCACCGCATCGAGGTGGATGTGGTGCGCCTGGGTGGCGGTTTTGGCGGCAAGGAAGACCAGGCTACCCCGTGGGCGGTGCTGGCGGCCCTAGGTGCCTACCTGCTCCGCAAGCCCGTGAAGCTGGTGCTGCCCCGCCACGACGACTTGCGCATGACGGGCAAGCGCCACCCCTACTCCTCCGACTACAAACTGGGGCTTTCGGCCGACCTGAAGCTGCTGGCCTACGAAGTTACCTTCTACCAGAATGCCGGCGCCGCGGCCGATTTGTCGCCGGCGGTGCTCGAGCGTACGCTGTTCCATAGCACCAATACTTATTTCATTCCGAATGTGCAGGCCACGGCCTACAGCTGCCGCACCAACCTGCCGCCCAACACGGCTTTCCGCGGGTTTGGCGGGCCGCAGGGCATGTTCGTGATTGAGTCGGCTATTGCCAAAGCGGCCGAGCAATTGGGCGTAACGGCCGCCGAAATTCAGCGGCGCAACCTGCTGCGCGAGGGCGACACGTTCCCGTTTGGGCAACCGGCCGAGCTGTGCAACGCCCATGCTTGCTGGCACCGCGCCGAGCAAGCCTTCGGCCTAGGCAACTGGCAACAAGAGGTGGATGCCTTCAACCAAAGCAACACGCTGCGCAAGCGCGGATTGGCCATCATGCCCATCTGCTTCGGCATTTCGTTTACCAAAACGGCCATGAACCAGGCCCGCGCCTTGGTGCACATATACACCGATGGCTCGGTGGGCATCAGCACCGGCGCCGTGGAAATGGGCCAGGGCGTGAACACCAAAATGGTGGAAGTGGCGGCACGCACCCTAGGTATCCGGAGCAACCGCATCCGCATCGAAACCACCAACACCACGCGCGTAGCCAATACCTCGCCTTCGGCCGCCTCGGCCACCGCCGACCTTAATGGCAAGGCCGTGCAGCTGGCTTGCGAGCAGCTGCGCCAGCGCCTGCTGGCGCTGGCCGCCGAGGAGCTGTGCGTAGCCGAAGAAGGCCTGGAGATTTGCGACGAGCGGGTGCTCACAGCCGGGCACCCCATCGAGTCGGACTGGGAAAAGCTGGTGGCTGCGGCGTACTGGAAACGCATCAGCCTATCAGAAAACGCCCACTACGCCACGCCCGACTTGTGGTTTGATCAGAAAACCGAAAGCGGCTACCCCTTTGCCTACCACGTGTACGGTACCGCCGCCGTGCAAGCCACCGTGGATGTGCTGCGCGGCACCTACGTGCTCGATGCCGTGCGCCTCGTGCACGACTTTGGCCAGAGCATGGCCCCGGGCATCGACCGCGGCCAGGTGGAAGGCGGCTTGGTGCAAGGTTTGGGTTGGATGACCATGGAAGAGCTGCTGTACGACGAGCAAGGCCGCCTGCTCAGCAATACCCTCAGCACCTACAAAGTGCCCGATTTGTACTCGGTGCCCGCCGATGTGCAGATCGAGTTCCTGGAAACCGAAGGCCACCCCAGGGCCATTTTGCGCTCCAAAGCCGTAGGCGAGCCGCCGCTGATGTACGGCATCGGCGGCTACTTTGCCGTGCGCAACGCCATTCGGGCTGCCCGGCCCGATGTTGCGCCGGCGTTTTCGGCGCCCATCACGCCCGAGAAAGTGCTGATGGCGTTGTGCGCACCTAGGGCCGAAGCAAACACTTCGCCCACCGCGGCGGCAGCCCAAAGCGCCACCAAAGCCTAG